AGTTCAATATGCCGGGCCGCATCTTTATCCGGCCGCACAGCTTCAGACCATTGAAAAAGGGAGTTCCAGAAAAGAAACTGCCTCTGGTTATACTGAGGAGAATATTTTACAATTTTGGTGATTCTGTTATCATCATGCATTCCCCTGATGGCTACGGGCTGATCAATAGTTCCGGATTTCAGATGACAATGATAAGCCAGCTTAATAATAAAATCTGAATCCTGATGCAGACGCAGACTTTCATTGAAACGCAGGTTCTTAGATTCAATAGAAGATCTTTTTACAGTAAGAGCATCCAATGTGAAAAATGAGCCGAATTTTCTTGGGGTAAGCCCTAAAAGACCTCTGAAGACCTCCTTCTCCTCTGCTTGGTAATTAACCGTCAAAAGATACTGATCATTAATATTGGATAAGCATTCTTCTTTCCCTTTTTCCGTGAGATATTCTGTTCCTATGGCATTGAAAACGCCTTCAATTTCAGGATCTTTAAAAATTTCTTTTTCTGCGTCAAAACGATTGGGAAGGAAATAGTCATCAGCATCCAGAAATGCAATAAAATCAGAAGAAGCCTTTTTCATTCCCAGATTCCTGCTGGCTCCGGCTCCATGGTTTCTTTGATCAGGATGCTGGTAAAGCTTTACTCTTTCATATTTCCCGGCAAGTTCCCTGCATACGAGCAGTGCGTTATCCGGAGACCGGTCTTCCACAAGAATAACTTCCTGTACCTCATCGAACTGCAGTGCTGATTCTACAGCCTTGGAAACATATTTTTCGGCATTGTATACAGGAATGATTACTGATATTTTCATTTTATCGGCGATAATAGGTAAAACGATATCTAGTCTTTAATATCTCAGGGTTTTTCATGGCTTCCAGAAATATGCAGGCATATTTATTTATCCCTTGTTTTAAAGCAAGATCAAATGATTTATAGATTAGATAAATTCTCTTTTTATATTCATTGGGTAACTTCTTGGATAAAGACCAATTGTAGAGAGAATTCCAGTACAATAGCTGCCGTTGATTGTATTCTGGGGTATATCTTACGATTTTGGTAATTCTGTTGTTGTCATGAATGCCTCTCATAGCAATAGCCCGATCTATAATACCTGTTTTCAGATAGCAATGATAAGCAAGCCTGATGGTAAATTCTGTGTCCTGATGTAGGCGGAGAGCCGGATTAAAACGTAGTCCGTGGCGGTCCAGAGACTGCTTTTTTATAGTCAGTGTATTCAGGGGTATTGATGTACCGAAAAATTTAGGTGAAAGCCTTAAAAGGCCCCGGAAGACGTCTTCTCCTTCTGCAGGATAATTTACCGTACTCAGTGAGACGTTTTGAAATTTAGACTGAAATTCCTGTTTTCCTTTCTCAGTTAAATATTCTGTGCCGATAGCTCCGAATACCCCTTCAATATTGGAGCTTTTAAAAATTTCTTTTTCTGCATCAAAACGGTTGGGAAGATAAAAATCATCTGCATCCAGAAAAGTAATAAATTCTTCAGATGCTTTTTCAATACCGAGGTTTCTGGTGGCTGCGGCGCCTCTGTTTTCTCCGTCAGGATGCTGAAATAACCTGATCCTGGAGTTTTCAGCTGCCAGTTTCCGACAGACCTTCAGAGAATCATCTGTTGATCCGTCTTCAATAAGGATAATTTCTTTTACTTCTTCTAACTGAAAGGCTGAGGTTACTGCTTTTTCTAAAAGCCCTGCTGCATTATAAACGGGTATGATAACGGAAACTTTAATCATTATCTTATAATATGGATGCGTTATTATCTGCCCAAAGTGCCAGCTGTAAGATGTTCCAGTGTTTTTCATCCTTATTCAGGAATTGCTGCACTGCTTTAAAATCTATATAGCTGAAAACTTTATGATTCGGATTTTTCAGCAGATCATCAGAAAGCTGCATCAGATTGTCTTCTGCAAACCAGTTTTTCACCCCTAATCCAAAGCCCTGCTTGTGTCGTTTTCTGATGGTTTCCGTCCAATAGGAGCCCATTGCTTCACGAAGAATGATTTTATCGTTGGTATCATCCAGCTTCAGCTGATCTGGAAGCTGAATACAGAATTCTGCAAAATCCAGATCAAGGAACGGAGTACGTACTTCCAGTGAATTGGCCATAGCCATCCGGTCTGATTTTACCAGCATATTGGCAGGGACATAATTTTCAAGATCCACTCGCATAATATCATTCAGAGAATCTGTATCAGGGGTGAAACTGAAGTTCTGGACATAATCAGAAGTAATCCCCAGCAGGCTACGCTCCTGTTTACTGAAGGCATTTCTTACGGAATTCAAATGAAAATCCATGATGGATGAATATTCAATGTTTTTCCGGGTAAGATATGAGGTTGTTTTCAACTTCTGATACAGTTTCAGACCAAACTGTGCGACAATATTTTTATAGCTGAAGTGATTTCTTAATTTGTTTTCAACGGTATAGAAATGATAGCCTCCGAACAATTCATCACCTACATCTCCTGATAATACGACGGTTAATTTTTCCCGGGCATATTTACAGATTTCATAATGAGGAATGAATGAAGCATCGGCAAAAGGTTCATCAAAAAAAGGAGAGATTTTTAAAAGTGATGCTGCAAGATCTTCTTTCTTTTCATGAACTTCTATATGATTGGTATTGTATTTATCGGCAATTTCTTTGGCATATTTCAGTTCATTGTCTTTATGATCATATCCGAAACTAATGGTTGTCTGGCGTGGAAGAAATTCATCAACTAAAGCGACTACAGATGAAGAATCCAGCCCTCCGCTTAGAAAGCTTCCTACTTCCACATCTGCAATAAGCTGCTTTTTTACTGCATTTTTAAGCAGGTAAAGAAACTCATCTTTAGCATCGGAAAGACTGATTGTCCTGTCTTTTGCCGGAATGCTGTAATAACGGGAGACTGAAATTTTCCCATCTTTCCATATCAGCTGGTGAGCAGGAGGAAGGGTAAATATATTGCTATAAATACTTTGATACGTACTTACATAGCCGTACTGAAGATAGTGGGAGAGTGCATCATTGCTTACTTTAGGACTTATTAATCCTGAAGCCAGAATCGCTTTGATCTCTGATGCAAAAATAAATTCATTATTATTTCCTATAGCGTAATAAAACGGTTTTTCTCCAAAACGGTCTCTTGCACAGAAGAGCTGCTGCTTCTGATCGTCCCAGAGTGCAAATGCAAACATACCCGGAAGATCGTGGATGAGGTTTTCCTGTTTTCTCTGGTACATCGCCAGAATGACCTCCGTATCTGAACCGCCGTGATAAGGATATTCAGCATATTTTCTCTTAAGATACTGGTAGCCGTAAATTTCACCGTTCAGAACAATACATTCATTTCTTGTATTGGAGAACATGGGCTGTTTTCCATTGTCAGAGAGGTCGATAATGGAAAGCCTGCGGTGCCCCAGAGCGGCGTGATCATAAAATTCATAGTGTGAAGAGTCGGGACCGCGGTGGATCATAGAGTCGGTCATTCTCCGGATCTCTTCCTGATAATTCCTGGCATTACTGCTTATGATTCCTGCTATTCCGCACATATTATGTTGTTTTTCATCATTAATCTTTCATTTATGTGTATGCTAATTTACGACAGATTAAGAAAAGTAGCTCCTTTTTGGGCCACCATATTTCTGAAACTGATCAATTGCTTTTCATCGGAAGAGATTTTTTTATACTTCTGAGATAAGGTTTTATATTGGGCCATGTTGCCAAGGATAAAATTCTTGATCATACTCTGTCTGAGCGCTTTTTTTTCGAGATGCACAGCATCAGGAAGATTAGGATTCATAGCATTGATCTCAATCCTGACATTTTCAAATTTTGTATAATCTATTTTGTCCAGTTTCTGTACTCCGTCATGTACGGCTTTGCTGCCCGGGATCAGTAATACTTTTTTCTGATGAAAATGAATACGGTTTACAAACTCATTATCTTCACCATAATGGAAAAAATAAGGATTAAAACCTCCTACAGTTTCTATTGTTTTTCTGGGAAGCAGCCAGTGGGCTGCATTCACAAATCTGATTTCATAATAGGGTTTCAGGGTTTGAAAATACAGATCAGAGATCATTCTTGTTTTTTCATAGTTGCTGGCAATGTACTGATCCAGAAAAATATCGAGATATTTTTCTGAGCCGTCGATATGGATGGGGCTTATAATGCCTATGCTGCTCTGATCTGGATGGACATTATAAACCTCAATCATTTCTTCCATGGTATCCCGGTACAGCCATGCATCCTGATTCATCAGGTAAAAGAAATCTGCACCTTCTTTGTATGCTTTTTCAATACCGATATTATTAGCCTTTCCGAATCCAAGGTTGGTTTCTGACTGTGTAAAATCTACTTCAGGAAAATGAGTTCTGATATATTCCTGGGTACCGTCTGAAGATCCGTTGTCTATAACGAAACATTTTACGGGAAGTGAAGAATTCCTGAGGCTGGTAAAGCACCTTTCTGCCCATTTCATGGCGTTGTAGGTAACAATAATGATGTGGATCTTTAGCATTTTCAGATATGGATTTTAGGTTCAGTCCGGTTTTATAATAACGTGAATAAGAGATATTTTTAAATATACTTTCGGGTTAAAGTTTCCAGATAATCCTGGGGGCTTATTCCTGTAAAAAATGTACTGATATTTTCATTGAAATCTACCTGATAGAAATCTCCTTCATCAGTTTCCGAATAACTGGCTTCTTGCCCGGTCTGCTTTTCTATAGCATTCACAATCTCTTTAAGATCATAATAATAAGGGAAAGCAAGGTTGATAATTTCATTGTGTAAATCCAGACAATGCCTGCTCAGAAATCCCGAAATGTCATCAATGTCAAGCAACAGCCTTCTCGCCTTAAGATGCATGGCAAAATCATGGCCGTCAGCGATCTGTTTTTTCAGGAAATTAAAAAGGGTATTTGGGTTGCCACCTTTTCCTACAATGTTTCCTATTCTCAGGATCAGAAAATTACCGGAATTTTTGATAAGATAATTTTCAGTCACTTTTTTATGCTGAACATATGGGCTATTCTGTTTCGACTGGTCGTGAATGCTTAATGTAGAAAAATAAACG
This region of Chryseobacterium vaccae genomic DNA includes:
- a CDS encoding glycosyltransferase family 2 protein, producing MKISVIIPVYNAEKYVSKAVESALQFDEVQEVILVEDRSPDNALLVCRELAGKYERVKLYQHPDQRNHGAGASRNLGMKKASSDFIAFLDADDYFLPNRFDAEKEIFKDPEIEGVFNAIGTEYLTEKGKEECLSNINDQYLLTVNYQAEEKEVFRGLLGLTPRKFGSFFTLDALTVKRSSIESKNLRFNESLRLHQDSDFIIKLAYHCHLKSGTIDQPVAIRGMHDDNRITKIVKYSPQYNQRQFLFWNSLFQWSEAVRPDKDAARHIELQKKAFELSEKKGLSKISGVFMAILKDPRILKTKYRFTYTH
- a CDS encoding glycosyltransferase family 2 protein, whose protein sequence is MIKVSVIIPVYNAAGLLEKAVTSAFQLEEVKEIILIEDGSTDDSLKVCRKLAAENSRIRLFQHPDGENRGAAATRNLGIEKASEEFITFLDADDFYLPNRFDAEKEIFKSSNIEGVFGAIGTEYLTEKGKQEFQSKFQNVSLSTVNYPAEGEDVFRGLLRLSPKFFGTSIPLNTLTIKKQSLDRHGLRFNPALRLHQDTEFTIRLAYHCYLKTGIIDRAIAMRGIHDNNRITKIVRYTPEYNQRQLLYWNSLYNWSLSKKLPNEYKKRIYLIYKSFDLALKQGINKYACIFLEAMKNPEILKTRYRFTYYRR
- the asnB gene encoding asparagine synthase (glutamine-hydrolyzing) encodes the protein MCGIAGIISSNARNYQEEIRRMTDSMIHRGPDSSHYEFYDHAALGHRRLSIIDLSDNGKQPMFSNTRNECIVLNGEIYGYQYLKRKYAEYPYHGGSDTEVILAMYQRKQENLIHDLPGMFAFALWDDQKQQLFCARDRFGEKPFYYAIGNNNEFIFASEIKAILASGLISPKVSNDALSHYLQYGYVSTYQSIYSNIFTLPPAHQLIWKDGKISVSRYYSIPAKDRTISLSDAKDEFLYLLKNAVKKQLIADVEVGSFLSGGLDSSSVVALVDEFLPRQTTISFGYDHKDNELKYAKEIADKYNTNHIEVHEKKEDLAASLLKISPFFDEPFADASFIPHYEICKYAREKLTVVLSGDVGDELFGGYHFYTVENKLRNHFSYKNIVAQFGLKLYQKLKTTSYLTRKNIEYSSIMDFHLNSVRNAFSKQERSLLGITSDYVQNFSFTPDTDSLNDIMRVDLENYVPANMLVKSDRMAMANSLEVRTPFLDLDFAEFCIQLPDQLKLDDTNDKIILREAMGSYWTETIRKRHKQGFGLGVKNWFAEDNLMQLSDDLLKNPNHKVFSYIDFKAVQQFLNKDEKHWNILQLALWADNNASIL
- a CDS encoding glycosyltransferase family 2 protein; this encodes MLKIHIIIVTYNAMKWAERCFTSLRNSSLPVKCFVIDNGSSDGTQEYIRTHFPEVDFTQSETNLGFGKANNIGIEKAYKEGADFFYLMNQDAWLYRDTMEEMIEVYNVHPDQSSIGIISPIHIDGSEKYLDIFLDQYIASNYEKTRMISDLYFQTLKPYYEIRFVNAAHWLLPRKTIETVGGFNPYFFHYGEDNEFVNRIHFHQKKVLLIPGSKAVHDGVQKLDKIDYTKFENVRIEINAMNPNLPDAVHLEKKALRQSMIKNFILGNMAQYKTLSQKYKKISSDEKQLISFRNMVAQKGATFLNLS
- a CDS encoding NAD-dependent epimerase/dehydratase family protein, whose translation is MIIGNGIIANAVRPYDREDIVFFASGVSNSLETRASEFERELSLLRSVHEENKEKKIVYFSTLSIHDQSKQNSPYVQHKKVTENYLIKNSGNFLILRIGNIVGKGGNPNTLFNFLKKQIADGHDFAMHLKARRLLLDIDDISGFLSRHCLDLHNEIINLAFPYYYDLKEIVNAIEKQTGQEASYSETDEGDFYQVDFNENISTFFTGISPQDYLETLTRKYI